In Nicotiana tabacum cultivar K326 chromosome 19, ASM71507v2, whole genome shotgun sequence, one DNA window encodes the following:
- the LOC107762184 gene encoding uncharacterized protein LOC107762184 isoform X1, translating to MMHKSNYNFPFPQKSIDSSKQQLIDSLTSHISLYNSQTPPSPNHNPNPRSSILKWFSSLSIPQRQAHLTIVHSNFLQVLLQMLTKIQSNGHGSFIILPDMPSSDGCDLPSICFRKSHGLLARVAESNESERRVRHSVRLFSSKEGENGVSGLLDFVDSLTVSEEFVENVDSFANAMDGVTNGMFLRGEESGGLSSEWVELGWLKAKGYYSIEAFVANRLEVALRLAWLNHNNNNGKKRGVKLKDKVNAVGIGANAFWRKKGCVDWWGKLDETMRVKIFRLGLGKAAKSLIADTLKGARGVSADKACLCSSVLQQPLGNTSLSKRRNFVNFRGSDAGVSQNMFHASVFGVSCSFNQLLDCLFMLQDFSTVLLACPGTVGESPDSGKLFFSSLESVNTLSDSILRKLRGLLMIISLDCTKYELLEDENLNSLPKPNKEILGASNRKKKGKNRKVKKSNPLPKPTTGVSPVKNSEDNGDTSVCGDNVHNSSSTGLVDKFRGDNVHCSLPSGSVDRVQQKDLDNGHGEGPDSQTVRSASRKKRKERNKTKNPSLITSGEDGKCQKRNSQKSFVSVNSQDGDPRSDCVTVDSVVQSGSKDSSVGNEGRELEISILSRNGGDCGSAGSFEGCRNPCLTVHSPTEGVIGNGMVAVAVETTNSDGNSGVSSRMPLIESELTHSNCKEFKTLNNRSNFLEKQTKGSDSNKKLTSLKEQGSVDVYDTGPMNSPSYVSYEWPSVAPVHLPYSDSHLPPATERLHLDVSHNWQSHFRHSFLRNVRHVRTSSIETGCPGIISRPLSMSLDWPPMVRSINRLAPSVTCNYDAGFISRRTSFQQDIAPQSIHCNAVSTEDERVYSGDFIDFSDLSNSHEVGEDHDYHWMSEEELEVHAVPGVDYNQYFGGGVMYWNPSDHLGTNFSRPPSLSSDDSSWACREADMNRAVDDMVAFSSSYSTNGLTSPSTASFCSPFDPLGSGHQALGYVIPGSEITSKVLQSSSSADLVTIENASGSLSNISADGEAKSVDSLPYPILRPIVIPSISRERSRSDFKRSHDHKSPCVPPSRREQPRIKRPPSPVVLCVPRAPRPPPPSPVSDSRRHRGFPTVRSGSSSPRQWGVKGWFHDGINFEEACIRVDGSEVVWPAWRSKSFSAHQLTQPLPGALLQDRLIAISQLTRDQEHPDVAFPLQPTEMLNCTAKKACLSMIHSCIHDEIESFCKQVASENVIRKPYINWAVKRVARSLQVLWPRSRTNIFGSNATGLSLPSSDVDLVVCLPPVRNLEPIKEAGILEGRNGIKETCLQHAARYLANQEWVKNDSLKIVENTAIPIIMLVVEVPHDLILSSLSNLQTPKAEPTQLTVEEGNAVFQADSTCSESSSSPQWSKMNECRKDVKAVRLDISFKSPSHTGLQTTELVKELTEQFPASTPLALVLKQFLADRSLDQSYSGGLSSYCLVLLITRFLQHEHHHGRLIDQNLGSLLMDFFYFFGNVFDPRQMRVSIQGSGLYINRERGCSIDPICIDDPLYPTNNVGRNCFRIHQCIKAFADAYSTLENEIPSLPSNDESNSVPQVKLLPRIIPSIGLSVGS from the exons atgatGCACAAATCAAACTATAATTTCCCTTTTCCTCAAAAATCCATCGACAGTTCAAAACAGCAGCTAATTGATTCCCTCACATCCCACATTTCTCTCTACAATTCACAAACCCCTCCATCTCCAAATCATAACCCTAACCCTAGATCATCTATCCTCAAATGGTTCTCTTCCCTTTCAATTCCTCAACGGCAAGCTCATCTCACAATCGTTCACTCCAATTTCCTCCAAGTCCTTCTTCAAATGCTTACTAAAATCCAATCCAACGGTCACGGTTCCTTCATCATCCTCCCCGATATGCCCTCCTCCGACGGCTGTGATCTTCCGAGCATTTGCTTCCGCAAGTCTCACGGGTTATTAGCTCGAGTTGCTGAGTCGAACGAGTCAGAACGGCGAGTTCGTCACTCGGTTCGGCTCTTCAGCTCGAAAGAAGGGGAAAATGGGGTTTCGGGTTTATTggattttgttgattctttgacTGTAAGTGAGGAATTTGTGGAGAATGTGGATAGTTTTGCGAATGCAATGGATGGCGTTACAAATGGGATGTTTTTGAGGGGGGAAGAAAGTGGTGGGTTGAGCTCAGAATGGGTGGAATTGGGGTGGTTGAAAGCCAAAGGGTATTATAGTATCGAGGCTTTCGTGGCAAATAGGTTGGAGGTGGCATTACGACTGGCGTGGTtgaatcataataataataatgggaAGAAGAGAGGTGTGAAATTGAAAGATAAGGTGAATGCTGTAGGTATAGGAGCCAATGCGTTTTGGAGGAAGAAAGGGTGTGTAGATTGGTGGGGAAAGTTGGATGAGACAATGAGGGTGAAGATTTTTCGTCTCGGCTTAGGAAAGGCTGCAAAATCACTG ATTGCTGATACTTTGAAGGGGGCAAGAGGTGTTTCAGCGGATAAAGCTTGCCTATGCAGTTCGGTGCTACAACAACCTCTGGGTAACACTAGTTTGTCTAAACGAAGGAACTTTGTGAATTTCAGAGGGTCAGATGCAGGAGTTTCACAGAACATGTTTCATGCATCAGTGTTTGGAGTTTCATGTTCATTCAACCAGCTACTTGATTGTCTGTTTATGCTTCAGGATTTCTCCACTGTGCTGTTGGCATGTCCGGGTACTGTTGGCGAGTCTCCTGACAGTGGAAAACTATTTTTTAGTTCATTAGAATCTGTTAATACTCTTTCTGATAGTATATTAAGAAAATTACGGGGGTTACTCATGATTATTTCTCTTGACTGTACAAAGTATGAGCTGCTAGAGGACGAAAACTTGAATTCCttaccaaagccaaacaaggaaaTACTTGGTGCTTCTAACCGTAAGAAAAAAGGGAAGAACCGTAAAGTGAAGAAATCAAATCCTTTGCCAAAACCTACTACAGGTGTAAGTCCTGTTAAAAATAGTGAG GATAATGGAGACACATCTGTGTGTGGTGATAATGTGCATAATAGTTCGTCTACTGGTTTGGTAGATAAATTTCGTGGTGATAATGTACATTGTAGTTTGCCTAGTGGATCGGTCGATAGAGTACAACAGAAGGATCTTGATAAC GGACATGGTGAAGGACCAGACAGTCAAACTGTTAGAAGTGCttcaaggaagaaaaggaaagaaagaaacaaGACTAAAAACCCTAGCTTGATAACTTCTGGGGAAGATGGTAAATGTCAGaaaagaaattctcaaaagtccTTTGTTTCTGTCAACTCCCAAGATGGGGATCCAAGGTCTGATTGTGTCACTGTAGATTCAGTTGTTCAAAGTGGATCAAAAGATTCTTCTGTTGGCAATGAGGGACGTGAACTGGAAATAAGCATTCTGAGTCGAAACGGTGGGGATTGTGGCTCTGCTGGTTCTTTTGAAGGTTGCAGGAATCCTTGTTTGACAGTCCATTCGCCCACAGAGGGGGTGATCGGAAACGGAATGGTAGCTGTTGCAGTGGAAACTACTAATAGTGATGGCAATTCTGGTGTTTCTTCTAGAATGCCTTTGATTGAATCTGAGCTCACTCATTCAAACTGCAAGGAGTTTAAAACATTGAATAACAGATCAAATTTTCTTGAGAAACAAACTAAAGGTAGTGATTCCAACAAAAAACTTACCTCTTTAAAGGAGCAAGGAAGTGTTGATGTTTATGATACAGGGCCTATGAATTCACCATCTTATGTTTCGTATGAGTGGCCCAGTGTAGCTCCCGTTCATCTTCCATACAGTGATTCACATCTCCCACCTGCTACTGAGAGACTGCACCTTGATGTCAGTCACAACTGGCAAAGTCATTTTCGTCATTCTTTTCTACGCAATGTACGTCATGTGAGAACTTCTTCAATTGAAACAGGGTGCCCTGGAATTATATCTAGACCTTTGTCAATGAGTTTAGATTGGCCCCCAATGGTTCGCAGTATCAATAGACTAGCTCCATCGGTTACATGCAATTATGATGCTGGGTTTATCTCTAGACGAACTTCTTTCCAGCAGGATATAGCACCCCAAAGCATTCACTGCAATGCGGTTAGTACTGAGGATGAAAGGGTGTATTCTGGTGACTTTATTGACTTCTCTGATCTTTCAAATTCACATGAAGTGGGTGAAGACCATGATTATCACTGGATGTCTGAAGAAGAGTTAGAGGTACATGCCGTTCCTGGGGTGGACTATAATCAGTACTTTGGAGGTGGTGTTATGTACTGGAATCCTTCTGATCATCTCGGTACTAATTTTTCACGCCCTCCCTCTCTTAGCTCGGATGATAGCTCATGGGCGTGCAGGGAAGCAGATATGAACAGGGCAGTTGATGATATGGTTGCCTTCTCTTCTTCTTACAGTACAAATGGTTTGACTTCTCCATCTACTGCTTCCTTTTGCTCACCATTCGATCCTTTAGGTTCAGGACATCAGGCTCTTGGTTATGTTATACCAGGAAGTGAGATTACCAGCAAGGTTTTACAGTCCTCATCATCAGCAGATCTAGTGACAATAGAGAATGCTTCAGGATCCTTGTCCAATATTTCTGCTGATGGTGAAGCAAAGTCTGTGGATTCACTTCCATACCCCATTCTACGACCCATTGTCATTCCCAGTATATCTAGGGAGAGATCAAGATCAGATTTTAAGCGAAGTCATGATCATAAAAGTCCTTGTGTTCCTCCCAGCAGGAGGGAGCAACCTAGGATCAAGAGACCTCCATCGCCTGTGGTCCTCTGTGTTCCACGTGCCCCTCGTCCACCTCCTCCTTCTCCCGTTAGTGATTCTAGAAGGCACAGAGGTTTCCCAACTGTTCGGTCTGGTAGCTCCAGCCCCAGGCAATGGGGTGTCAAAGGTTGGTTCCATGATGGAATTAATTTTGAAGAAGCATGTATACGCGTGGATGGTAGTGAAGTAGTTTGGCCTGCTTGGAGAAGTAAAAGTTTCTCAGCCCATCAGTTAACACAACCTCTACCTGGAGCTTTGCTGCAGGATCGCCTCATCGCAATTTCACAGTTAACTCGCGATCAAGAACAT CCAGATGTTGCATTCCCACTTCAACCTACCGAAATGCTGAACTGTACTGCAAAGAAGGCCTGTCTTTCAATGATCCATAGTTGCATTCATGACGAAATCGAGAGCTTCTGCAAACAG GTTGCCTCCGAGAATGTGATCAGGAAGCCTTACATTAATTGGGCTGTGAAGCGTGTTGCACGTTCTCTGCAAGTATTATGGCCTAGGTCTCGTACAAACATTTTTGGTTCAAATGCTACTGGGTTGTCACTCCCATCAAGTGATGTGGACCTTGTGGTTTGTCTTCCTCCTGTGAGGAATCTG GAACCAATTAAAGAAGCTGGGATCTTGGAGGGGCGAAATGGGATCAAAGAAACATGCCTTCAG CATGCAGCTAGATATCTGGCTAACCAGGAATGGGTAAAAAATGATTCTCTGAAGATCGTGGAAAATACTGCT ATACCAATTATAATGCTTGTGGTAGAAGTTCCACATGATCTCATTTTGTCGTCTCTATCAAATTTACAAACACCAAAAGCAGAACCAACTCAGTTGACTGTAGAAGAAGGCAATGCAGTATTTCAGGCTgattcaacttgttcagagtccTCATCTTCACCACAGTGGTCCAAGATGAATGAATGTAGAAAGGATGTAAAAGCAGTTCGACTTGATATTAGTTTCAAATCGCCTTCGCATACAGGATTACAGACCACTGAGCTG GTAAAAGAGCTCACTGAACAGTTTCCTGCTTCCACACCTCTTGCTTTGGTGCTAAAACAGTTCCTAGCAGATCGCAGTCTTGACCAGTCATATTCAGGCGGTTTAAGCTCATATTGTCTA GTACTATTGATCACACGATTTTTGCAGCACGAACATCATCACGGTCGACTAATTGACCAA AACTTGGGGAGCCTCCTGATGGATTTTTTCTACTTCTTTGG GAATGTGTTTGATCCTCGTCAAATGCGTGTTTCAATACAGGGAAGCGGCTTATACATAAATAGAGAACGAGGGTGCAG CATTGATCCAATTTGCATTGATGATCCTCTGTACCCAACCAATAATGTGGGGCGGAATTGCTTTCGCATACACCAATGCATCAAG GCATTTGCAGATGCTTATTCTACTTTGGAAAATGAGATACCTTCTCTTCCTAGCAACGATGAATCAAATTCAGTACCTCAAGTTAAGCTGCTCCCAAGAATTATCCCAAGCATTGGGCTTTCTGTGGGATCTTAA
- the LOC107762184 gene encoding uncharacterized protein LOC107762184 isoform X2: MMHKSNYNFPFPQKSIDSSKQQLIDSLTSHISLYNSQTPPSPNHNPNPRSSILKWFSSLSIPQRQAHLTIVHSNFLQVLLQMLTKIQSNGHGSFIILPDMPSSDGCDLPSICFRKSHGLLARVAESNESERRVRHSVRLFSSKEGENGVSGLLDFVDSLTVSEEFVENVDSFANAMDGVTNGMFLRGEESGGLSSEWVELGWLKAKGYYSIEAFVANRLEVALRLAWLNHNNNNGKKRGVKLKDKVNAVGIGANAFWRKKGCVDWWGKLDETMRVKIFRLGLGKAAKSLIADTLKGARGVSADKACLCSSVLQQPLGNTSLSKRRNFVNFRGSDAGVSQNMFHASVFGVSCSFNQLLDCLFMLQDFSTVLLACPGTVGESPDSGKLFFSSLESVNTLSDSILRKLRGLLMIISLDCTKYELLEDENLNSLPKPNKEILGASNRKKKGKNRKVKKSNPLPKPTTGVSPVKNSEDNGDTSVCGDNVHNSSSTGLVDKFRGDNVHCSLPSGSVDRVQQKDLDNGHGEGPDSQTVRSASRKKRKERNKTKNPSLITSGEDGKCQKRNSQKSFVSVNSQDGDPRSDCVTVDSVVQSGSKDSSVGNEGRELEISILSRNGGDCGSAGSFEGCRNPCLTVHSPTEGVIGNGMVAVAVETTNSDGNSGVSSRMPLIESELTHSNCKEFKTLNNRSNFLEKQTKGSDSNKKLTSLKEQGSVDVYDTGPMNSPSYVSYEWPSVAPVHLPYSDSHLPPATERLHLDVSHNWQSHFRHSFLRNVRHVRTSSIETGCPGIISRPLSMSLDWPPMVRSINRLAPSVTCNYDAGFISRRTSFQQDIAPQSIHCNAVSTEDERVYSGDFIDFSDLSNSHEVGEDHDYHWMSEEELEVHAVPGVDYNQYFGGGVMYWNPSDHLGTNFSRPPSLSSDDSSWACREADMNRAVDDMVAFSSSYSTNGLTSPSTASFCSPFDPLGSGHQALGYVIPGSEITSKVLQSSSSADLVTIENASGSLSNISADGEAKSVDSLPYPILRPIVIPSISRERSRSDFKRSHDHKSPCVPPSRREQPRIKRPPSPVVLCVPRAPRPPPPSPVSDSRRHRGFPTVRSGSSSPRQWGVKGWFHDGINFEEACIRVDGSEVVWPAWRSKSFSAHQLTQPLPGALLQDRLIAISQLTRDQEHPDVAFPLQPTEMLNCTAKKACLSMIHSCIHDEIESFCKQVASENVIRKPYINWAVKRVARSLQVLWPRSRTNIFGSNATGLSLPSSDVDLVVCLPPVRNLEPIKEAGILEGRNGIKETCLQIPIIMLVVEVPHDLILSSLSNLQTPKAEPTQLTVEEGNAVFQADSTCSESSSSPQWSKMNECRKDVKAVRLDISFKSPSHTGLQTTELVKELTEQFPASTPLALVLKQFLADRSLDQSYSGGLSSYCLVLLITRFLQHEHHHGRLIDQNLGSLLMDFFYFFGNVFDPRQMRVSIQGSGLYINRERGCSIDPICIDDPLYPTNNVGRNCFRIHQCIKAFADAYSTLENEIPSLPSNDESNSVPQVKLLPRIIPSIGLSVGS, encoded by the exons atgatGCACAAATCAAACTATAATTTCCCTTTTCCTCAAAAATCCATCGACAGTTCAAAACAGCAGCTAATTGATTCCCTCACATCCCACATTTCTCTCTACAATTCACAAACCCCTCCATCTCCAAATCATAACCCTAACCCTAGATCATCTATCCTCAAATGGTTCTCTTCCCTTTCAATTCCTCAACGGCAAGCTCATCTCACAATCGTTCACTCCAATTTCCTCCAAGTCCTTCTTCAAATGCTTACTAAAATCCAATCCAACGGTCACGGTTCCTTCATCATCCTCCCCGATATGCCCTCCTCCGACGGCTGTGATCTTCCGAGCATTTGCTTCCGCAAGTCTCACGGGTTATTAGCTCGAGTTGCTGAGTCGAACGAGTCAGAACGGCGAGTTCGTCACTCGGTTCGGCTCTTCAGCTCGAAAGAAGGGGAAAATGGGGTTTCGGGTTTATTggattttgttgattctttgacTGTAAGTGAGGAATTTGTGGAGAATGTGGATAGTTTTGCGAATGCAATGGATGGCGTTACAAATGGGATGTTTTTGAGGGGGGAAGAAAGTGGTGGGTTGAGCTCAGAATGGGTGGAATTGGGGTGGTTGAAAGCCAAAGGGTATTATAGTATCGAGGCTTTCGTGGCAAATAGGTTGGAGGTGGCATTACGACTGGCGTGGTtgaatcataataataataatgggaAGAAGAGAGGTGTGAAATTGAAAGATAAGGTGAATGCTGTAGGTATAGGAGCCAATGCGTTTTGGAGGAAGAAAGGGTGTGTAGATTGGTGGGGAAAGTTGGATGAGACAATGAGGGTGAAGATTTTTCGTCTCGGCTTAGGAAAGGCTGCAAAATCACTG ATTGCTGATACTTTGAAGGGGGCAAGAGGTGTTTCAGCGGATAAAGCTTGCCTATGCAGTTCGGTGCTACAACAACCTCTGGGTAACACTAGTTTGTCTAAACGAAGGAACTTTGTGAATTTCAGAGGGTCAGATGCAGGAGTTTCACAGAACATGTTTCATGCATCAGTGTTTGGAGTTTCATGTTCATTCAACCAGCTACTTGATTGTCTGTTTATGCTTCAGGATTTCTCCACTGTGCTGTTGGCATGTCCGGGTACTGTTGGCGAGTCTCCTGACAGTGGAAAACTATTTTTTAGTTCATTAGAATCTGTTAATACTCTTTCTGATAGTATATTAAGAAAATTACGGGGGTTACTCATGATTATTTCTCTTGACTGTACAAAGTATGAGCTGCTAGAGGACGAAAACTTGAATTCCttaccaaagccaaacaaggaaaTACTTGGTGCTTCTAACCGTAAGAAAAAAGGGAAGAACCGTAAAGTGAAGAAATCAAATCCTTTGCCAAAACCTACTACAGGTGTAAGTCCTGTTAAAAATAGTGAG GATAATGGAGACACATCTGTGTGTGGTGATAATGTGCATAATAGTTCGTCTACTGGTTTGGTAGATAAATTTCGTGGTGATAATGTACATTGTAGTTTGCCTAGTGGATCGGTCGATAGAGTACAACAGAAGGATCTTGATAAC GGACATGGTGAAGGACCAGACAGTCAAACTGTTAGAAGTGCttcaaggaagaaaaggaaagaaagaaacaaGACTAAAAACCCTAGCTTGATAACTTCTGGGGAAGATGGTAAATGTCAGaaaagaaattctcaaaagtccTTTGTTTCTGTCAACTCCCAAGATGGGGATCCAAGGTCTGATTGTGTCACTGTAGATTCAGTTGTTCAAAGTGGATCAAAAGATTCTTCTGTTGGCAATGAGGGACGTGAACTGGAAATAAGCATTCTGAGTCGAAACGGTGGGGATTGTGGCTCTGCTGGTTCTTTTGAAGGTTGCAGGAATCCTTGTTTGACAGTCCATTCGCCCACAGAGGGGGTGATCGGAAACGGAATGGTAGCTGTTGCAGTGGAAACTACTAATAGTGATGGCAATTCTGGTGTTTCTTCTAGAATGCCTTTGATTGAATCTGAGCTCACTCATTCAAACTGCAAGGAGTTTAAAACATTGAATAACAGATCAAATTTTCTTGAGAAACAAACTAAAGGTAGTGATTCCAACAAAAAACTTACCTCTTTAAAGGAGCAAGGAAGTGTTGATGTTTATGATACAGGGCCTATGAATTCACCATCTTATGTTTCGTATGAGTGGCCCAGTGTAGCTCCCGTTCATCTTCCATACAGTGATTCACATCTCCCACCTGCTACTGAGAGACTGCACCTTGATGTCAGTCACAACTGGCAAAGTCATTTTCGTCATTCTTTTCTACGCAATGTACGTCATGTGAGAACTTCTTCAATTGAAACAGGGTGCCCTGGAATTATATCTAGACCTTTGTCAATGAGTTTAGATTGGCCCCCAATGGTTCGCAGTATCAATAGACTAGCTCCATCGGTTACATGCAATTATGATGCTGGGTTTATCTCTAGACGAACTTCTTTCCAGCAGGATATAGCACCCCAAAGCATTCACTGCAATGCGGTTAGTACTGAGGATGAAAGGGTGTATTCTGGTGACTTTATTGACTTCTCTGATCTTTCAAATTCACATGAAGTGGGTGAAGACCATGATTATCACTGGATGTCTGAAGAAGAGTTAGAGGTACATGCCGTTCCTGGGGTGGACTATAATCAGTACTTTGGAGGTGGTGTTATGTACTGGAATCCTTCTGATCATCTCGGTACTAATTTTTCACGCCCTCCCTCTCTTAGCTCGGATGATAGCTCATGGGCGTGCAGGGAAGCAGATATGAACAGGGCAGTTGATGATATGGTTGCCTTCTCTTCTTCTTACAGTACAAATGGTTTGACTTCTCCATCTACTGCTTCCTTTTGCTCACCATTCGATCCTTTAGGTTCAGGACATCAGGCTCTTGGTTATGTTATACCAGGAAGTGAGATTACCAGCAAGGTTTTACAGTCCTCATCATCAGCAGATCTAGTGACAATAGAGAATGCTTCAGGATCCTTGTCCAATATTTCTGCTGATGGTGAAGCAAAGTCTGTGGATTCACTTCCATACCCCATTCTACGACCCATTGTCATTCCCAGTATATCTAGGGAGAGATCAAGATCAGATTTTAAGCGAAGTCATGATCATAAAAGTCCTTGTGTTCCTCCCAGCAGGAGGGAGCAACCTAGGATCAAGAGACCTCCATCGCCTGTGGTCCTCTGTGTTCCACGTGCCCCTCGTCCACCTCCTCCTTCTCCCGTTAGTGATTCTAGAAGGCACAGAGGTTTCCCAACTGTTCGGTCTGGTAGCTCCAGCCCCAGGCAATGGGGTGTCAAAGGTTGGTTCCATGATGGAATTAATTTTGAAGAAGCATGTATACGCGTGGATGGTAGTGAAGTAGTTTGGCCTGCTTGGAGAAGTAAAAGTTTCTCAGCCCATCAGTTAACACAACCTCTACCTGGAGCTTTGCTGCAGGATCGCCTCATCGCAATTTCACAGTTAACTCGCGATCAAGAACAT CCAGATGTTGCATTCCCACTTCAACCTACCGAAATGCTGAACTGTACTGCAAAGAAGGCCTGTCTTTCAATGATCCATAGTTGCATTCATGACGAAATCGAGAGCTTCTGCAAACAG GTTGCCTCCGAGAATGTGATCAGGAAGCCTTACATTAATTGGGCTGTGAAGCGTGTTGCACGTTCTCTGCAAGTATTATGGCCTAGGTCTCGTACAAACATTTTTGGTTCAAATGCTACTGGGTTGTCACTCCCATCAAGTGATGTGGACCTTGTGGTTTGTCTTCCTCCTGTGAGGAATCTG GAACCAATTAAAGAAGCTGGGATCTTGGAGGGGCGAAATGGGATCAAAGAAACATGCCTTCAG ATACCAATTATAATGCTTGTGGTAGAAGTTCCACATGATCTCATTTTGTCGTCTCTATCAAATTTACAAACACCAAAAGCAGAACCAACTCAGTTGACTGTAGAAGAAGGCAATGCAGTATTTCAGGCTgattcaacttgttcagagtccTCATCTTCACCACAGTGGTCCAAGATGAATGAATGTAGAAAGGATGTAAAAGCAGTTCGACTTGATATTAGTTTCAAATCGCCTTCGCATACAGGATTACAGACCACTGAGCTG GTAAAAGAGCTCACTGAACAGTTTCCTGCTTCCACACCTCTTGCTTTGGTGCTAAAACAGTTCCTAGCAGATCGCAGTCTTGACCAGTCATATTCAGGCGGTTTAAGCTCATATTGTCTA GTACTATTGATCACACGATTTTTGCAGCACGAACATCATCACGGTCGACTAATTGACCAA AACTTGGGGAGCCTCCTGATGGATTTTTTCTACTTCTTTGG GAATGTGTTTGATCCTCGTCAAATGCGTGTTTCAATACAGGGAAGCGGCTTATACATAAATAGAGAACGAGGGTGCAG CATTGATCCAATTTGCATTGATGATCCTCTGTACCCAACCAATAATGTGGGGCGGAATTGCTTTCGCATACACCAATGCATCAAG GCATTTGCAGATGCTTATTCTACTTTGGAAAATGAGATACCTTCTCTTCCTAGCAACGATGAATCAAATTCAGTACCTCAAGTTAAGCTGCTCCCAAGAATTATCCCAAGCATTGGGCTTTCTGTGGGATCTTAA